In Bosea sp. (in: a-proteobacteria), one DNA window encodes the following:
- a CDS encoding PRC-barrel domain-containing protein: MIRHHRFMLSTVGAALFATAAVAQTSAPAPTAPAPAAPAATQPVTTPSSTAGETNLAGQGKWRTSKLIGVDIYGPDDKKVGDVTEVIVDKSGKVEMVTIGVGGFLGIGSKDVAVPFDQVNWSDQPMAASAPAPAAPTATGTASGGGMTSAPAATAQRAPAMYPDHGKITLTRDQLKAAPGVTYSGT; this comes from the coding sequence ATGATCAGGCACCATCGTTTCATGCTTTCCACCGTCGGCGCCGCACTTTTCGCCACGGCCGCGGTGGCCCAGACCAGCGCGCCGGCACCGACAGCCCCGGCACCGGCCGCGCCGGCGGCCACGCAGCCGGTCACCACGCCGTCGAGCACGGCAGGCGAAACCAATCTGGCCGGACAGGGCAAGTGGCGCACGAGCAAGCTGATCGGCGTCGACATCTACGGCCCCGACGACAAGAAGGTCGGCGACGTCACCGAGGTGATCGTCGACAAGTCCGGCAAGGTCGAGATGGTCACGATCGGCGTCGGCGGCTTCCTCGGCATCGGCTCGAAGGATGTCGCGGTTCCGTTCGACCAGGTGAACTGGAGCGATCAGCCGATGGCTGCGTCCGCTCCGGCCCCGGCCGCACCGACCGCGACCGGCACCGCCTCGGGCGGCGGCATGACCTCCGCGCCGGCGGCGACGGCTCAGCGGGCGCCCGCCATGTATCCCGATCACGGCAAGATCACGCTCACCCGGGACCAGCTCAAGGCCGCGCCGGGCGTGACCTATTCCGGCACCTGA